A single genomic interval of Halobacillus halophilus DSM 2266 harbors:
- a CDS encoding TIGR03571 family LLM class oxidoreductase has product MLKKDELSFGVNVPLENYDKEPPQMIHQVERAQLAEKMGFQCLWFQDVLLEDPTFEDPATGQIFDSLIYLTYLASQTSSIHLGTAALVTSLRHPLRTAKEAASIERLFPERLMLGISSGDRRKDFEGLGIDIMKRGELFRESFHYFNEVIAEEFPEVESKFGKLHKSNLVPKPTHNIPIFMTGYCQQSLDWVAEHGDGWMFYPQSPDKQQKTISAYREKVKEYHGSGAFRPFFMPLPLELMDDPDYPLEKIPAGYRTGRKRAVELLEEYRKAGVNHIMFGLSKNERPVPEILQELGEYVIPHFNKPAE; this is encoded by the coding sequence ATGCTTAAGAAAGACGAACTTTCATTTGGTGTGAATGTCCCGCTTGAAAATTACGATAAAGAACCACCACAGATGATTCACCAAGTTGAAAGAGCTCAGCTTGCCGAAAAAATGGGCTTTCAGTGCTTATGGTTCCAGGATGTACTACTTGAAGACCCTACATTTGAAGATCCGGCTACCGGACAAATTTTCGACAGCTTAATTTATCTTACTTATCTGGCCTCCCAAACCTCGTCTATTCATTTGGGAACAGCGGCTCTGGTCACGTCCCTGCGTCATCCGCTTCGCACGGCCAAAGAAGCTGCCAGTATTGAGCGGCTTTTTCCTGAACGGCTCATGCTCGGAATTTCTTCTGGCGACCGAAGGAAAGACTTTGAAGGCCTGGGGATTGATATTATGAAACGAGGCGAGTTGTTCCGCGAGAGTTTTCATTATTTCAATGAGGTTATTGCAGAGGAATTTCCGGAGGTGGAGTCAAAGTTCGGAAAGCTGCACAAGTCTAATCTGGTCCCTAAGCCTACACATAACATCCCTATCTTTATGACGGGCTATTGCCAGCAATCCCTGGACTGGGTTGCTGAGCATGGAGATGGGTGGATGTTCTACCCGCAATCCCCCGATAAGCAGCAAAAGACTATTTCAGCTTACAGAGAAAAAGTTAAAGAATATCATGGTTCTGGTGCTTTTCGTCCCTTTTTCATGCCTCTTCCGCTGGAATTAATGGACGATCCTGATTACCCGCTCGAGAAAATACCTGCCGGCTATCGAACAGGTAGAAAACGTGCCGTCGAACTGCTTGAGGAATATAGAAAAGCGGGTGTGAACCATATCATGTTTGGTCTATCCAAAAATGAACGCCCCGTTCCTGAGATACTTCAAGAACTGGGAGAGTATGTAATTCCCCACTTTAATAAACCAGCAGAATGA
- a CDS encoding DUF3951 domain-containing protein, whose amino-acid sequence MILNAFGILIVGAALSVLIILVAYKLFVKKESIDTSHSYTPFDYITGQTSQEFHEEEDFLQEEEKDPNEKP is encoded by the coding sequence ATGATATTAAATGCTTTCGGAATATTAATCGTTGGGGCAGCTTTAAGTGTATTGATTATTCTGGTAGCTTATAAGTTGTTTGTAAAGAAAGAGTCTATAGACACATCCCATTCCTACACTCCTTTTGACTATATAACCGGACAAACCAGTCAGGAGTTCCATGAAGAAGAAGACTTCCTCCAAGAAGAAGAAAAAGATCCTAATGAAAAACCATAG
- a CDS encoding BCCT family transporter gives MKTKLIDWPTFIGALILLVAVTLPLILFPEAGKTFVADANSFMTGNFGVLYMIMGFVVFAFLLFVAFSKNGSIKLGDEGEKPEFNTFSWAAMLFAAGIGSSILYWAVIEWAYYYQGPPFGVTPESQEAIQWASAYGIFHWGPIAWAIYTLPALPIAYFYYVRKKPVLKVSEAVRPVLGKSVDGPLGTVIDVLFMFGLLGGAGTTLALGTPMIAEGVNSLTGIPANLGLKSFIMLLCTLIFAISSYSGLKRGIKVLSDINLWLSLFILAFVFIFGPTRFISETTVNGLGILADNFFKMATWMEPFAGIGPFGETNFPESWTIFYWAWWLVYAPFVGLFVARISRGRTIRQMVLGTMIYGTIGCILFFGIMGNFGLYMQLTGSFDAVAFMDQNGAPATIIAIINQLPLAKFMVLAFTVLAIIFLATTFDSSSYILASVVQKSVEGEPMRWNRLFWAFALCLMPLALMFLGGLGTLQTASIVGGFPLIFIMILLAWSFMRASSEDIRASDDYQSSTIHIERWKKKGKKRRRSALEVLEEKNKDNDEEDK, from the coding sequence ATGAAGACGAAATTGATTGATTGGCCTACATTTATAGGCGCATTAATTTTGCTGGTAGCGGTTACGCTTCCACTAATTTTGTTCCCGGAGGCCGGAAAAACTTTTGTGGCTGACGCCAATAGTTTTATGACAGGTAACTTTGGCGTGCTGTACATGATTATGGGCTTTGTTGTTTTTGCTTTTCTATTATTTGTAGCGTTCAGTAAAAATGGTTCGATCAAACTAGGTGATGAAGGAGAAAAGCCTGAATTCAACACGTTTTCCTGGGCGGCCATGTTATTTGCTGCAGGGATTGGTTCGAGTATTCTATATTGGGCAGTAATAGAATGGGCTTATTATTATCAGGGGCCTCCATTTGGGGTAACTCCTGAATCTCAAGAAGCCATTCAGTGGGCCTCCGCTTACGGAATTTTTCATTGGGGTCCTATTGCATGGGCCATTTATACGCTTCCTGCTTTACCAATTGCTTATTTCTATTATGTAAGGAAAAAGCCGGTACTTAAAGTAAGCGAAGCTGTGCGTCCTGTATTAGGAAAATCAGTAGACGGGCCTCTTGGAACTGTAATTGATGTTCTGTTTATGTTTGGGCTGCTGGGCGGTGCAGGGACGACGCTTGCGCTTGGTACGCCTATGATTGCTGAAGGTGTCAATAGTCTAACAGGTATCCCGGCGAATCTTGGATTGAAATCTTTCATTATGCTGTTATGTACATTGATTTTTGCGATCAGTTCGTATTCGGGGCTTAAAAGAGGTATTAAAGTTCTCAGTGACATCAACCTTTGGTTATCACTGTTTATTCTGGCCTTTGTTTTCATCTTTGGGCCTACCCGGTTCATTAGTGAAACGACGGTTAACGGTCTTGGAATACTCGCAGATAATTTCTTTAAAATGGCTACGTGGATGGAGCCTTTTGCAGGTATAGGTCCATTTGGTGAGACTAATTTCCCAGAATCCTGGACTATTTTCTATTGGGCCTGGTGGCTTGTTTATGCCCCGTTCGTAGGTCTGTTTGTTGCCCGAATTTCAAGAGGTAGAACCATTCGACAAATGGTTCTTGGAACGATGATTTATGGAACAATCGGCTGTATCTTGTTCTTTGGAATCATGGGTAACTTCGGTTTATACATGCAGCTCACCGGATCGTTTGATGCGGTTGCTTTTATGGATCAAAATGGAGCTCCGGCAACGATTATTGCTATTATTAATCAACTGCCGCTTGCTAAATTCATGGTGCTGGCCTTTACTGTGCTTGCTATCATATTTCTGGCGACGACATTCGATTCTTCCTCCTACATCCTTGCTTCTGTTGTTCAAAAGAGTGTAGAAGGCGAGCCAATGCGCTGGAACCGACTGTTTTGGGCGTTCGCTCTATGCCTAATGCCGCTTGCGCTCATGTTCCTTGGTGGTTTGGGTACACTTCAGACGGCAAGTATCGTGGGAGGATTTCCGCTGATTTTCATTATGATTTTATTAGCCTGGTCCTTTATGAGAGCCTCAAGCGAAGATATTCGGGCCTCTGATGACTATCAGTCCTCAACGATTCACATCGAACGCTGGAAGAAGAAAGGCAAGAAACGCAGAAGATCAGCTCTCGAAGTACTTGAAGAAAAAAATAAAGATAATGATGAAGAGGACAAATAA
- a CDS encoding DUF5694 domain-containing protein translates to MSKPEVMLLGTFHMAMEPQTVNEQQDHIHTVVEAFKKYNPTKIAVEKSFLIEEELDRKYREFLSGELKPTYDEVEQIAFRLAHELEHPRVYPVDEVVNMNTPSLNQVFEWAKEHQTELFQEILEVQSKLKKMENDEDLLHSLSYINRPDYIQELQRVYMKLAKVGDRQHQVGVQWLKQWHHRDLAISANIARMAGPQDRILVLIGGDHLHLLNQFLSDSGDFIIQSPLPYLPK, encoded by the coding sequence ATGAGTAAACCTGAAGTTATGCTTCTCGGTACATTTCATATGGCAATGGAACCTCAAACCGTAAATGAGCAGCAGGATCATATCCACACCGTCGTCGAAGCTTTTAAGAAATATAATCCGACTAAAATTGCTGTTGAAAAGTCCTTTCTCATTGAGGAGGAACTCGATCGTAAATATCGGGAATTTCTATCCGGTGAATTGAAACCTACCTACGATGAAGTCGAACAAATTGCTTTCAGACTGGCTCATGAACTAGAACATCCTCGGGTATATCCCGTTGATGAAGTCGTAAACATGAATACACCTTCTTTAAATCAAGTGTTTGAATGGGCTAAGGAACATCAGACTGAATTATTCCAGGAGATTCTTGAAGTCCAGTCGAAGTTGAAGAAGATGGAAAACGACGAAGATCTGCTGCATTCCCTGTCTTATATTAATCGGCCGGATTATATCCAGGAGCTGCAAAGAGTGTACATGAAGCTTGCAAAAGTGGGAGACCGCCAGCATCAGGTCGGGGTTCAATGGTTGAAACAATGGCACCATCGCGATCTAGCCATCTCCGCCAATATTGCCCGGATGGCTGGCCCCCAAGATCGAATCTTGGTTTTAATTGGAGGCGATCATCTTCACCTGCTTAATCAGTTCTTAAGCGACAGCGGAGACTTTATCATTCAGTCACCTCTGCCCTATCTTCCAAAATAG